A region of Streptomyces cinnamoneus DNA encodes the following proteins:
- a CDS encoding MFS transporter, which produces MTDDSQPSRRRGGTVAGGLLRRHHDFRLLWAGETARAFGASVTGLVLPLVAVSTLHADTFLVSLINAATWVPWLVIGLPAGAWVDRIRRRPVMLASDAVCCVLFASIPLAAWAGWLSTAQLMVVALLTGTAAVFFHTAYVAYLPTLLAPEDQAEGNAKLHGSDSAAGLVGIGSGGLVAQLFGVANGLLANTTTFLVSFVCVARIRHREPPPEPVERARGALAREIGEGLRMVASDPYLRSFTLFGATANLVLTAYQSIAVVFLFQDVGVSSGMIGVMGTIGGLGSVLGALVVRRTADRLGSGRALLLFEMGLLLFAPLMAFTSPGPGLLLYVAGSAAVGTGVVAGNIIKAGFLQRYCPSHALGRISASSAFLNFGAMPLGALLGGALGTAIGLRPAFLALTLLLPLSTLILFFSPVRAQRELPERALQTA; this is translated from the coding sequence ATGACTGATGATTCCCAGCCCTCCCGTCGACGAGGGGGGACCGTAGCGGGCGGCCTGTTACGCCGCCACCACGACTTCCGGCTGCTGTGGGCCGGCGAGACCGCCCGGGCGTTCGGAGCCTCCGTCACGGGCCTCGTGCTCCCCCTCGTCGCCGTGTCCACCCTGCACGCCGACACCTTCCTCGTGAGCCTCATCAACGCGGCCACCTGGGTGCCCTGGCTGGTCATCGGCCTCCCGGCGGGGGCCTGGGTGGACCGCATACGGCGCAGACCGGTCATGCTGGCCTCCGACGCGGTGTGCTGCGTGCTCTTCGCGAGCATCCCCCTGGCGGCCTGGGCCGGGTGGCTGAGCACGGCCCAGCTGATGGTCGTCGCCCTGCTCACCGGCACCGCCGCCGTCTTCTTCCACACCGCATACGTCGCCTACCTCCCCACGCTCCTGGCGCCGGAGGACCAAGCCGAGGGCAACGCGAAGCTCCACGGCAGCGACTCGGCCGCGGGACTCGTCGGAATCGGCTCGGGCGGCCTCGTCGCGCAGCTCTTCGGAGTCGCCAACGGCCTGCTGGCCAACACCACGACGTTCCTCGTCTCCTTCGTGTGCGTCGCGCGCATCAGACACCGCGAGCCCCCGCCCGAGCCCGTCGAGCGCGCCCGCGGCGCACTGGCCCGCGAGATCGGCGAAGGGCTCAGGATGGTCGCGTCCGACCCCTACCTGCGCTCGTTCACCCTGTTCGGCGCCACCGCCAACCTCGTGCTGACCGCCTACCAGTCGATAGCCGTCGTGTTCCTCTTCCAGGACGTCGGGGTGTCCTCCGGGATGATCGGCGTCATGGGCACGATCGGTGGCCTCGGCAGCGTCCTCGGCGCCCTCGTGGTGCGCCGCACGGCCGACCGGCTCGGCTCCGGCCGGGCCCTCCTCCTCTTCGAAATGGGCCTCCTCCTCTTCGCCCCCCTCATGGCGTTCACCAGCCCCGGACCCGGACTCCTGCTGTACGTCGCCGGCAGCGCGGCCGTGGGCACGGGCGTGGTGGCGGGGAACATCATCAAGGCCGGTTTCCTACAGCGCTACTGCCCGTCCCACGCACTCGGCCGGATCTCGGCGAGTTCGGCGTTCCTCAACTTCGGGGCCATGCCGCTCGGCGCCCTGCTCGGCGGCGCCCTGGGCACCGCCATCGGCCTCCGCCCCGCGTTCCTGGCCCTCACCCTCCTGCTGCCGCTGAGCACGCTCATCCTCTTCTTCTCGCCCGTCCGGGCCCAGCGCGAGCTGCCCGAACGGGCCCTCCAGACCGCCTGA
- a CDS encoding TauD/TfdA family dioxygenase, whose amino-acid sequence MTTPTEPPSTARPEWELAEGKPATMLVPRFDTITDACAWLASVESELRSALHEHGAVYLRGLPLTGVEDFARVRDVLLPRRTPYREKATPRSSFGNDVYSSTDLPPAQAIRMHNENSYTLTFPGLLMFACLTAPEEGGATPVADVREVLRRVPAELVARMRAMGWVLKRHYSEHISVSWQNAFATERHSDVEKYCADNLIGWEWSDDGDLKTSQLRPGIIRHPKTGAEVWFNHLAFWSSWSLDEELRETLVDEFGADGLPFETGFGDDLPFTRQELDSINAAYEAATVRRAWQVGDLMLVDNILTSHGRDPFRGDRKIVVAMGDPVELIDCLPTVAPAGRTEQTA is encoded by the coding sequence ATGACAACTCCCACCGAACCCCCCAGCACCGCGCGGCCGGAATGGGAGCTTGCCGAAGGCAAGCCCGCGACCATGCTCGTCCCGCGCTTCGACACGATCACCGACGCCTGCGCCTGGCTCGCCTCGGTGGAGTCCGAACTGCGGTCCGCGCTCCACGAACACGGCGCGGTCTACCTCCGGGGCCTGCCCCTGACCGGCGTCGAGGACTTCGCCCGCGTACGGGACGTCCTGCTGCCCCGTCGGACGCCCTACCGGGAGAAGGCCACGCCGCGCAGCAGCTTCGGCAACGACGTCTACTCCTCCACGGACCTGCCGCCGGCCCAGGCGATCCGGATGCACAACGAGAACAGCTACACCCTGACCTTCCCCGGACTGCTGATGTTCGCCTGCCTGACCGCCCCGGAGGAGGGCGGGGCCACCCCGGTCGCCGACGTCCGCGAGGTGCTGCGCCGCGTGCCCGCCGAGCTCGTCGCCCGCATGCGCGCCATGGGCTGGGTGCTGAAGCGGCACTACTCGGAGCACATATCCGTGAGCTGGCAGAACGCCTTCGCCACCGAGCGCCACTCCGACGTCGAGAAGTACTGCGCCGACAACCTCATCGGATGGGAGTGGTCCGACGACGGCGACCTCAAGACCAGCCAGCTGCGCCCCGGCATCATCAGGCACCCGAAGACGGGAGCCGAAGTGTGGTTCAACCACCTCGCGTTCTGGAGCTCGTGGTCGTTGGACGAGGAGCTCCGCGAGACCCTCGTCGACGAGTTCGGGGCGGACGGCCTGCCCTTCGAGACCGGCTTCGGGGACGACCTGCCGTTCACCCGGCAGGAACTCGACTCCATCAACGCGGCCTACGAGGCGGCGACGGTCCGCCGGGCCTGGCAGGTCGGCGACCTGATGCTCGTGGACAACATCCTCACCAGCCACGGCCGGGACCCCTTCCGCGGCGACCGGAAGATCGTCGTCGCCATGGGGGACCCGGTCGAACTGATCGACTGCCTCCCGACGGTGGCCCCCGCGGGCCGGACGGAGCAGACCGCATGA
- a CDS encoding non-ribosomal peptide synthetase, translating to MSAPVPASDTAPPRDPMARFHQVVAAAPDRVAVLDDSRRLTFAELDRRTARAAALLTARGLGRGALVGVSLPRGADLLVALLAVWRAGAAYVPLDPAYPLDRLVHMVRHANVTTVLTDAGSDVTWPAGVHALALDEAAGTAGGDGPAEVTAGPLDPAYVVFTSGSTGVPKGVRATRGGVAALMAGMEEAGVYADRPRTVAWNASMSFDASVQQWARICRGDTLVTLGESRRTDPARLRELLDEHRVDDLDLTPSHWDLLRETLLAPPADGRRLRLFMGGEPVPDAMWRELGEARARGGLEAVNLYGPTECTVDATAAWIDGPAPHIGRPLPGVVAQVLDGSLRPVPDGEAGELYLAGPQLADGYVGQPALTAQRFVADPFATGRRMYRTGDKVRALPDGTLAYLGRTDRQIKIRGHRVELGEIEAALTGHPDVRAAAVTLHHGAESGDQLIAYYVPGQEAAPGQDGLRDHLAGTLPPYMLPSAYVELAAMPLTVNGKTDTRALPDPAEALAAEARQDAGAAPEGELEILIAGVWGEVLGRDRIRADDDFFALGGHSLLALRVIARLKKQLGLVMPVKEVYQHPRLRSLAERVSALSG from the coding sequence ATGAGCGCCCCGGTCCCCGCCTCGGACACCGCGCCGCCGCGCGACCCGATGGCCCGCTTCCACCAGGTGGTGGCGGCCGCGCCGGACCGTGTGGCCGTCCTGGACGACAGCCGGCGCCTCACCTTCGCCGAGCTCGACCGGCGCACCGCCCGCGCGGCCGCCCTGCTCACCGCCCGCGGCCTGGGACGCGGCGCCCTGGTCGGCGTCAGCCTGCCCCGGGGAGCGGACCTCCTGGTGGCGCTCCTGGCGGTCTGGCGGGCCGGCGCCGCGTACGTACCGCTCGACCCGGCGTACCCCCTGGACCGGCTCGTCCACATGGTGCGGCACGCGAACGTCACGACCGTGCTGACCGACGCCGGCAGCGACGTCACCTGGCCCGCCGGCGTCCACGCCCTCGCGCTGGACGAGGCAGCCGGCACGGCCGGCGGCGACGGACCGGCGGAGGTCACGGCCGGCCCCCTCGACCCCGCCTACGTCGTCTTCACGTCCGGCTCGACCGGGGTCCCCAAGGGCGTGCGGGCCACCCGCGGCGGCGTGGCCGCCCTGATGGCCGGCATGGAGGAGGCGGGCGTCTACGCCGACCGGCCCCGCACCGTCGCCTGGAACGCCAGCATGTCCTTCGACGCCTCGGTCCAGCAGTGGGCGCGGATCTGCCGGGGCGACACCCTCGTCACCCTCGGCGAGAGCCGGCGCACGGACCCCGCGCGGTTGCGGGAGCTGCTGGACGAACACCGGGTGGACGACCTGGACCTGACCCCCTCGCACTGGGACCTGCTGCGCGAGACCCTGCTCGCGCCCCCCGCCGACGGGCGCAGGCTCCGCCTCTTCATGGGCGGCGAACCCGTACCGGACGCCATGTGGCGGGAGCTGGGCGAGGCACGCGCCCGGGGAGGCCTCGAAGCGGTCAACCTGTACGGTCCCACCGAATGCACCGTCGACGCCACGGCGGCCTGGATCGACGGGCCGGCCCCGCACATCGGCCGCCCCCTGCCGGGCGTCGTCGCCCAGGTCCTCGACGGCTCGCTCAGGCCCGTGCCGGACGGCGAAGCGGGCGAACTCTACCTGGCGGGCCCGCAGCTGGCCGACGGCTACGTCGGCCAGCCCGCTCTGACGGCCCAGCGGTTCGTCGCCGACCCCTTCGCCACGGGGCGGCGCATGTACCGCACCGGCGACAAGGTACGCGCCCTCCCCGACGGCACCCTCGCCTATCTCGGCCGCACCGACCGGCAGATCAAGATCCGCGGCCACCGGGTCGAGCTCGGCGAGATCGAAGCGGCCCTGACCGGCCACCCCGACGTCCGTGCCGCCGCGGTCACCCTCCACCACGGCGCGGAGTCCGGCGACCAGTTGATCGCCTACTACGTCCCCGGCCAGGAAGCGGCTCCCGGACAGGACGGGCTGCGCGACCACCTGGCCGGCACCCTGCCGCCCTACATGCTCCCTTCGGCCTACGTCGAACTCGCCGCCATGCCGCTCACCGTGAACGGCAAGACCGACACCCGGGCCCTGCCGGATCCCGCCGAGGCCCTGGCCGCCGAGGCACGACAGGACGCGGGGGCCGCTCCGGAAGGCGAACTGGAGATCCTCATCGCCGGGGTCTGGGGCGAGGTCCTCGGACGCGACCGCATCCGCGCCGACGACGACTTCTTCGCCCTCGGCGGGCACTCGCTCCTCGCCCTGCGGGTCATCGCCCGGCTCAAGAAGCAGCTCGGCCTCGTCATGCCCGTCAAGGAGGTCTACCAGCACCCCCGGCTGCGCAGCCTGGCCGAGCGCGTCTCGGCCCTCAGCGGCTGA
- a CDS encoding thioesterase II family protein — MNANQDTKVIRIHTPQDAKRTLICLGFCGGGTAAYHQWNESLPPRTALAAVCYPGREGRFLEDCATDWDELADDATATVLSAIDRPYVLFGHSMGGWMAFEVATRIERGGAQGPEALVVSSCNAPDRGLTERDMFPAQHQSDTELMTWMTSHGLMPEHVVGDPDLEGMALELMRADIKVRDSFHYTPGAKVRAALQMLSAADDPVIESDAGEQWRGVAQGDFRHDVLPGGHFYTPETWRRLPTHIAALNASAGVAA, encoded by the coding sequence GTGAACGCCAACCAAGACACCAAAGTAATCCGCATCCACACCCCGCAGGACGCCAAGCGGACGCTCATCTGCCTCGGCTTCTGCGGCGGCGGAACGGCGGCGTACCACCAGTGGAACGAGTCCCTGCCGCCGCGCACCGCGCTGGCAGCCGTCTGCTACCCGGGCCGTGAAGGCCGCTTCCTGGAGGACTGCGCCACCGACTGGGACGAACTCGCCGACGACGCCACCGCCACCGTGCTGTCCGCCATCGACCGGCCGTACGTCCTCTTCGGCCACAGCATGGGCGGCTGGATGGCCTTCGAGGTCGCCACGAGGATCGAGCGCGGCGGGGCCCAGGGACCCGAGGCCCTGGTCGTCTCCTCCTGCAACGCCCCCGACCGCGGCCTCACCGAGCGTGACATGTTCCCGGCCCAGCACCAGTCGGACACCGAGCTGATGACGTGGATGACGAGCCACGGGCTCATGCCCGAGCACGTCGTGGGCGATCCCGACCTGGAGGGCATGGCCCTGGAGCTGATGCGCGCGGACATCAAGGTCCGGGACAGCTTCCACTACACGCCCGGCGCCAAGGTCCGGGCCGCCCTCCAGATGCTCTCCGCCGCCGACGACCCCGTCATCGAGAGCGACGCCGGCGAGCAGTGGCGCGGCGTGGCACAAGGCGATTTCCGCCACGACGTGCTGCCCGGCGGCCACTTCTACACCCCCGAGACGTGGCGCCGGCTCCCCACCCACATCGCGGCCCTCAACGCCTCCGCCGGAGTGGCGGCATGA
- a CDS encoding methylaspartate mutase translates to MTPAGGLDVVVSGTESDSHTWNLVYLQLLLEDWGHRVENAGPCIGGADLVTRYAYRAPDLLVLSSVNGHGESDGLRAIAALRTAPELAATPIVIGGKLGTRGVTADGAHGGGAEQVTRRLLAAGFSAVFLDPVDLQGFQDFVRAVAGHRARTNRGVLATSPAR, encoded by the coding sequence ATGACCCCGGCCGGCGGCCTCGACGTCGTCGTCAGCGGCACCGAGTCCGACTCCCACACATGGAACCTGGTCTATCTCCAGCTGCTCCTGGAGGACTGGGGCCACCGCGTGGAGAACGCCGGCCCCTGCATCGGGGGCGCGGACCTGGTGACGAGGTACGCCTACCGGGCCCCCGACCTGCTCGTGCTCAGCAGTGTCAACGGCCACGGCGAGAGCGACGGGCTGCGGGCCATCGCCGCCCTGCGCACCGCACCGGAACTCGCCGCCACACCCATCGTGATCGGCGGGAAGCTGGGCACCCGCGGCGTCACCGCGGACGGTGCCCACGGCGGCGGTGCCGAGCAGGTCACGCGGCGGCTCCTCGCCGCCGGCTTCTCCGCCGTCTTCCTCGACCCCGTCGACCTCCAGGGCTTCCAGGACTTCGTCCGCGCGGTGGCCGGTCACCGCGCCCGTACGAACCGCGGGGTCCTGGCGACGAGCCCGGCGCGGTGA
- a CDS encoding methylaspartate mutase — protein MTGPGEVPRSLFGDFVARSSAAGRLVVQPRMGFGDPGVMRAGLVDVHRADATSIGTITLDSYTRVGELDAARQALAEGADLNGYPIVVHGTPTNKAVVEGLLGRDFPIQVRHGSARPQDIIASSLRAGLDATEGGPVSYCLPYGRISLRDSVRNWEESCRLMTDSRGPGCEPHVETFGGCMLGQLCPPSLLVAISLLEGLFFRWHGVRSISLSYAQQTNAEQDCGAVRALRRLARLFMPDVDWHVVVYTYMGVYPRTASGARLLLEQSVDIAVRTGAERLIVKTAAEAHRIASVADNIEALEAAADADRQARAAGLAAAADAETADDADTLEVFDESLSIVTTILGLHEDPGAALQEAFARGLLDVPYCLHADNMGRTRSYIAPDGRLRWSDTGALPIRTAGRTAETGRMTASDLLDALSCVQRSFDHAAVRHARQPGRRVHLIL, from the coding sequence GTGACCGGCCCCGGGGAGGTGCCGCGGAGCCTGTTCGGGGACTTCGTCGCCCGCTCCAGTGCCGCCGGCCGACTGGTGGTCCAGCCCAGGATGGGGTTCGGCGACCCCGGCGTGATGCGGGCGGGGCTCGTCGACGTCCACCGTGCCGACGCCACCTCGATCGGCACCATCACCCTGGACAGCTACACCCGCGTCGGAGAACTCGACGCGGCCCGCCAGGCGCTGGCCGAGGGTGCCGACCTCAACGGCTACCCGATCGTCGTGCACGGCACGCCGACCAACAAGGCCGTCGTCGAGGGGTTGCTCGGCCGTGACTTCCCGATCCAGGTCCGGCACGGTTCGGCGCGCCCGCAGGACATCATCGCGTCGTCGCTGAGGGCCGGTCTCGACGCCACCGAGGGCGGTCCGGTCTCCTACTGCCTCCCCTACGGGCGCATCTCCCTGCGCGACTCGGTGCGCAACTGGGAGGAGTCCTGCCGGCTGATGACCGACTCCCGCGGACCCGGCTGCGAACCCCACGTGGAGACCTTCGGCGGGTGCATGCTCGGCCAGTTGTGCCCACCGAGCCTGCTGGTGGCGATCAGCCTGCTCGAAGGGCTGTTCTTCCGCTGGCACGGGGTGCGGAGCATCTCGCTCAGCTACGCGCAGCAGACCAACGCCGAGCAGGACTGCGGAGCGGTCCGGGCGCTGCGCCGCCTCGCCCGGCTGTTCATGCCGGACGTCGACTGGCACGTCGTCGTCTACACCTACATGGGCGTCTACCCGCGCACGGCGTCCGGCGCGCGGCTGCTCCTGGAGCAGTCCGTGGACATCGCCGTACGGACCGGCGCGGAGCGGCTCATCGTGAAGACCGCGGCGGAGGCACACCGCATCGCCTCGGTCGCCGACAACATCGAGGCGCTGGAAGCGGCGGCGGACGCGGACCGGCAGGCCCGCGCCGCAGGTCTCGCGGCCGCCGCGGACGCGGAGACCGCGGACGACGCCGACACCCTGGAGGTGTTCGACGAGTCCCTGAGCATCGTCACCACGATCCTCGGCCTCCACGAGGACCCCGGCGCGGCCCTCCAGGAGGCGTTCGCCCGCGGCCTCCTGGACGTGCCGTACTGCCTTCACGCCGACAACATGGGGCGCACCAGGAGCTACATCGCCCCCGACGGGCGGCTGCGCTGGTCCGACACCGGCGCGCTGCCCATCCGCACCGCCGGGCGCACCGCGGAGACCGGCCGGATGACGGCCTCCGACCTCCTCGACGCGCTGTCCTGCGTGCAGCGTTCCTTCGACCACGCAGCCGTCCGCCACGCCCGGCAGCCCGGCCGGCGCGTCCACCTCATTCTGTGA
- a CDS encoding asparagine synthetase A: MSDTTADQPRPTLPAHLQDPVTRTVVRVQNRIVQAAREHLTGQGFVELMPPIIGPVTDPGGRGSKQIDIDFYGHRYKLMTSAILYKQASLLAFDKIFCVAPNVRLEPLETANTSRHLVEFRQLDVEIAGASREDAMGVAQDIVVQAVTAVVEEMSDDLARLGRDPQAFAALLKNDAPFDRTTHEEAVAHLARLGHDQNPDAEIDWEGEALLSAQADRPFFITDYPKGSRGFYDREDADRPGVLRNYDLIAPEGYGELMSGSEREYDYARIIARMRETGENPAKYAWYLDMVRAGIPGSAGFGIGVERLTRYVAGLDAVWQATPFPKTPGVVSA, encoded by the coding sequence ATGAGTGACACCACAGCCGACCAGCCTCGCCCCACCCTCCCGGCCCACCTGCAGGACCCGGTGACCCGCACCGTGGTGCGCGTGCAGAACCGCATCGTCCAGGCGGCCCGCGAGCACCTCACCGGGCAGGGCTTCGTCGAGCTGATGCCCCCGATCATCGGCCCGGTCACCGACCCCGGCGGGCGCGGCTCCAAGCAGATCGACATCGACTTCTACGGCCACCGCTACAAGCTGATGACCAGCGCCATCCTCTACAAGCAGGCGTCGCTGCTGGCCTTCGACAAGATCTTCTGCGTGGCTCCGAACGTCCGTCTCGAACCGTTGGAGACGGCCAACACCAGCCGCCACCTGGTCGAGTTCCGCCAGCTCGACGTCGAGATCGCCGGCGCCTCACGGGAGGACGCCATGGGCGTCGCCCAGGACATCGTCGTCCAGGCCGTCACCGCGGTCGTCGAGGAGATGTCCGACGACCTCGCCCGGCTCGGCCGGGACCCGCAGGCGTTCGCCGCCCTCCTGAAGAACGACGCGCCGTTCGACCGGACGACCCACGAGGAGGCCGTGGCCCACCTGGCACGCCTCGGGCACGACCAGAATCCCGACGCCGAGATCGACTGGGAGGGTGAGGCGCTGCTCTCCGCGCAGGCCGACAGGCCGTTCTTCATCACCGACTACCCGAAGGGCTCCCGCGGTTTCTACGACCGTGAGGACGCCGACCGGCCGGGGGTGCTGCGCAACTACGACCTCATCGCCCCCGAGGGCTACGGCGAGCTGATGAGCGGCAGCGAGCGCGAGTACGACTACGCCCGGATCATCGCCCGGATGCGGGAGACCGGGGAGAACCCGGCCAAGTACGCCTGGTACCTGGACATGGTCCGTGCCGGCATCCCGGGCAGCGCCGGCTTCGGCATCGGCGTCGAGCGGCTGACCCGCTACGTCGCCGGGCTCGACGCCGTGTGGCAGGCCACCCCCTTCCCGAAGACCCCCGGGGTGGTGTCGGCGTGA
- a CDS encoding glutamate synthase-related protein, giving the protein MTRVLTAGGFAEEQVRARARDGAAAAFPRREDYGRRLFGAEGTPRAGRPGDALESLRLVPPVFVPQRLEKLIELAREPHYGDVDLATTVGGFRSTAPLYVSAFGSTQVAASGLGTAVSRQAGRLGIPMVVGENIVPTVGYRGSDGESGMLARLSAYESEVPDGFGGVTFQQSTEDADAEVWNLLYSAPSAQKLLDSGRLAFELKVGQGAKPGLGGMTVVDTASAVRLAEHYTTDDVYGDGRHVLRSSSPGTFTEEILRQQIRLMRNNYPRARVWVKLPPGRDVRRAAAVAWEAGADAVTVDGAEGGSGWAPLSFLDHVGLPLGECLQRMRAWEERHCLLVSGRMWEGGRVARSLALGARAAGLGRAALLAVDENPDDGLDRLVSCLLLELRLLISALGKYAPGALGPEDVWAPDGTGTTPAH; this is encoded by the coding sequence GTGACGCGCGTCCTGACGGCCGGGGGCTTCGCGGAGGAGCAGGTCCGGGCCCGCGCCCGCGACGGCGCCGCCGCCGCCTTCCCCCGGCGCGAGGACTACGGCCGGCGGCTCTTCGGCGCCGAGGGCACACCGCGGGCCGGCCGGCCCGGGGACGCCCTGGAGAGCCTGCGCCTGGTGCCCCCGGTCTTCGTGCCGCAGCGGCTGGAGAAGCTGATCGAGCTGGCCCGGGAGCCGCACTACGGCGACGTCGACCTGGCCACCACCGTCGGCGGCTTCCGGTCGACCGCGCCGTTGTACGTCTCCGCGTTCGGCTCCACCCAGGTGGCCGCCTCCGGGCTGGGCACCGCCGTCAGCCGGCAGGCCGGCAGGCTGGGCATCCCCATGGTGGTCGGCGAGAACATCGTCCCGACCGTCGGGTACCGGGGCTCGGACGGCGAGAGCGGCATGCTCGCCCGGCTGAGCGCCTACGAGAGCGAGGTCCCCGACGGTTTCGGCGGCGTCACGTTCCAGCAGAGCACCGAGGACGCGGACGCCGAGGTGTGGAACCTCCTCTACAGCGCACCGTCGGCCCAGAAGCTGCTGGACTCCGGCCGCCTGGCCTTCGAGCTCAAGGTGGGGCAGGGCGCGAAGCCCGGGCTGGGCGGCATGACCGTCGTCGACACGGCGTCGGCCGTCCGCCTCGCCGAGCACTACACGACGGACGACGTCTACGGCGACGGCCGGCACGTCCTGCGCTCCAGCAGCCCCGGCACCTTCACCGAGGAGATCCTGCGGCAGCAGATCCGGCTGATGCGCAACAACTATCCGCGGGCCCGGGTCTGGGTGAAGCTGCCGCCCGGCCGCGACGTGCGCCGGGCGGCAGCCGTCGCCTGGGAAGCCGGCGCCGACGCCGTCACCGTCGACGGCGCGGAGGGCGGCAGCGGCTGGGCGCCGCTGTCCTTCCTCGACCACGTGGGCCTCCCCCTGGGCGAGTGCCTCCAGCGGATGCGCGCTTGGGAGGAACGTCACTGCCTGCTGGTGTCCGGCCGGATGTGGGAGGGCGGCCGGGTCGCCAGGAGCCTCGCGCTCGGCGCCCGCGCGGCCGGCCTCGGGCGAGCGGCGCTGCTGGCCGTCGACGAGAACCCCGACGACGGCCTCGACCGGCTCGTCTCCTGCCTGCTCCTCGAACTGCGGCTGCTGATCAGTGCCCTGGGCAAGTACGCGCCCGGCGCCCTCGGCCCCGAGGACGTGTGGGCCCCCGACGGCACCGGCACGACACCCGCCCACTGA
- a CDS encoding MbtH family protein — protein sequence MSNPFEDPEACYVVLVNDENQHSLWPARIAGPEGWTVAHDEDTREACLAFVDRNWTDLMPRSATAG from the coding sequence ATGAGCAACCCGTTCGAGGACCCCGAGGCCTGCTACGTCGTTCTGGTCAACGACGAGAACCAGCACTCCCTTTGGCCGGCGCGGATCGCCGGGCCCGAGGGCTGGACCGTCGCCCACGACGAGGACACGCGGGAAGCCTGCCTCGCCTTCGTCGACCGGAACTGGACGGACCTGATGCCGCGGTCCGCCACAGCCGGCTGA